In Flavobacterium cerinum, one genomic interval encodes:
- a CDS encoding TIGR03643 family protein: protein MKKSKVLEFDKETIERIVTMAQEERKPFEVLKEEFGISENEVTEMVRKKLSKDNFELWKKKVAANKPKPKLQRYNELEDDDLDSKYYFKNKFD, encoded by the coding sequence ATGAAAAAAAGCAAAGTTTTAGAGTTTGACAAGGAAACAATTGAAAGAATTGTCACTATGGCTCAGGAGGAAAGAAAACCTTTTGAGGTATTAAAGGAAGAATTTGGAATTTCTGAAAATGAAGTTACCGAAATGGTGCGCAAAAAGTTATCAAAAGACAATTTTGAGCTTTGGAAAAAGAAGGTTGCCGCCAACAAACCCAAACCAAAGCTTCAACGATATAACGAACTTGAAGATGACGATTTAGATAGTAAGTACTACTTTAAAAATAAATTTGATTAA